The DNA region cattttatattttatgtaatgaAATTCTATTGGAGTAAATTTCCATATGCAATTAGATctataattaacaaaacaaaacaaaatcactatTCTATAGGATGAATGGAGTAGTAGTTAACAAACATACTCTCTCAAGTGCTCTCGTTAAATTAGAGATTGGTATAACCAGCAATCGAATTACAACATATTCTGACTATACATAATAAGATGAAAGAGATGATCTTATACTAATCAAGACATATATTAATGATCAGGTAAGTGTACCATACGCAAGCTTGTTCACACTTGTGACGGTGAGATGTGGCCATTGTACCAATTTGCTCTCCCTCAACATTGGAGTTTCGCTCCATCAAACCTCACCTCCTCCCATTAATCAAGATCTTCAGGTATCATATTATTTGCATTAGTTAGtctatcaacatttttttttacaatcaagAAACCCGGCTTATCTAGTCTTTGTAATCATGAAGCCGTATAAGCAGCACATAACCTCTTCGGTAACAAGGAAAGATTTTGGATCATCTTCTAGGAGCACCAACAATATATCCACCACATTGTCCGAAAATATCGACAGGGATGCTCCTAGAATGCCTCCTATTCGTCGTAAGTCTCTCTTAATTCCTTTCTAACATGTACGCAAAGTATTTGACGTTTGTGTATATTCTAGCTAGCTAGCTAAATGTATCCGACCGagcacaaatttttttaattttaactaacaagtagtttttttttttttaatggcagCGCCGGAGAAAAGACAACGCGTCCCTTCGGCATACAATAGATTCATCAAGTAATTGTTAATTGCAACATTGTtagttcttttttaataaattattcttAACTTCTTCAccagttttaattttaatgaacTTTATTGTTAATCAGAGAGGAAATCCAAAGGATCAAGGCTTGCAATCCAGAGATTAGCCACCGTGAGGCGTTTAGCACAGCTGCTAAAAATGTAAGCCTTCCTTACTTTATCAACATTTTCACAGATAGATATATagctcaaaacaaaaatcttaataGTAGCTTCACCGACGACGTCAGAATTATAGAGACTTATGAAAAgatccaaataaaataatatttaaaaggtACTGACGTATACAAAGTCTTCTTAAACAGTAGTAAAATGTTTAACTTcaaaaaaacagttaaaaataaaataaaaatcaatatatcttttaattaaataaccaattttGGAGTACGAAAAACTAGAAACTAATATACAAACACGTGTTTAGATGAATTCTTaaagttattatatttttcagatAATTAGTACTGTTTATGAAATGAATTCTTAAagttattgtatttttaaataattagtactatatatttcataaacaaTAGCTGGGAAAATTCTAGGGTTTGGTCTATTTCTCTTTTGTGATTAAACTTTCGAAATATAAGTGCATATACCAATAAGGTAGTGGCTGCCACTATGCATAATTGGTGGAATGTTTATATATCACAGtatatattttctgaaattAACTTTTGGGTCTTGTTTAATTTCTTGTGTGTAGTGGGCACATTTTCCTCACATTCACTTTGGATTAAAGCTGGATGGCAACAAAAAAGGCAAGCAATTAGACCAGACAGTTGCAAGCCAAAAATCTAATGGCTATTGCTAAAGccctttctatatatacatatatgcgtgtatatatatatatatgcgatATATGTGTATGCTTTATGTTTATCTTTGTACGTACGCATTTATGAATGTGTAAGCAGAGGAGCTGATGATGATGGCAGTGAaggcgaggaagaagaagaagatcatatataaacttacatatatatatatatatgtatacatgtatctatgttcctttctttttcttgcgcAGAATTCAGCTATAACTTCGTTGCTTTATTCTCCTAATAAGTGTAAGTCTTTTATGATTTTCACATTTGAACCTAAGTATTTAGAAGAATCTTCTTTACGAagattgtaatataaatttcCACTTTACTCATTCTGAAAAGGTGTAGCTTTGTTGTGTGGTcacaactttatatataatataataagtaGTTCATGGGAgtagtaaataataaaacatgagAGGTTAAAAAGGTGTGTGGAATTAGATTGAATGATTCTATATAAActtcaattaatatataaattttgaaacaaataaagagTTTGGATGTTTGGTAtctagatgttttttttttttttggtcggagGTATCTAGATGTTTTTGTGTATatgttgagatatatatatatatatgtacaattaAGCACATGTACAGTATATACATAGTAAAAGATAAATTCCATCTTGGGATATGATATATGGTAACTTTTATGGTGCTGAGATAAGTCTGAAACTCACTCATTCCAAAGAAACATTCTTTGCAAAAAGCAAAGGCGTTCACTTGGTTGTTTTTAAtagttcttttaaaaaaaaaaatcaataagaaaaacCAATACTCGTGTCTCCTCTTGTCAGCCACAAAACTCACAATCCGGTTGAGTAACATCATGATTAATACTATGTCACACTTTTATTCTGGTGATCGGCTCACTGTTTCAGGAAATCATAAGCAGCGTGAAAAACTCTGGTCTTTTTAACCGTTGCAGCGGATGAGGCGGACTAGTGTTCCGGTCGATACCGttttttatggaaaaaagaATTTGGCATATAATGATTTAATTCTTAtctatttaagaaaatttaacaaCTAGTTCGCTAGTATATTTATTTGCAGTGATCGTTTTCAAGATTCGAAGCAATAGAAACGATCGAGCTTGTCGTGTTGTTTTAATAACATGGAAGATTTGACTTTGTCAACGCATACTCGTTTTCTGAAACTTTTGTAGTATGTGGTCAACATAATTTTTGcttgtaaaaaagaaatataaaataaaatatgaactCTTTTGATCAGTGGCTACTGAATAATAGACAAAAACGTTtgtctcttttaatttaatgtaatGCAGTCCTTATACCATTTATAAAAGTAATgctatatagatatttttgtaTAGCTAGCTGTGGTCAACTTTTGCTAAAAGAATGCCACTTTGAAAAAATGACTCAAGCATAGACCAAATTGCAATCACTACTATCTTAGCTATAGTTTCCACGTCAACATCAATTATCTATTCAGTATACGTACTAATTATAACTTACATTTTCTATTGTCTAAAATGGACACAAACTCTATGTAGCTTGTGGCTATGTTTAATGATAATCATCTCTCGTATAGATAGTAGATCGTACATCCACCACTCGATAAATTTTGGTTAGGAGATGTGGGGACCTGTCCAATGTGTGCAACAGTATTAGAGACACTTACGTACACCTTCCATCGTCCATGCACACACATTTTAATtagaataagaaaaatatatacgaAAAAGCTTTGCATATACAATTGAATTAAGATATGTATAAATagaggagggagagagaggagatgACAATGTTTAATGAAGGgtccaaaagaaaaacagaatctGAAACGTCAAATCATGTTGGTTGGGGTCTTTGTTATGTCTTTGGCTGTTTGTGCCTCTGACGGGTCTTGTCCACAACACTTtaaatgtttccttttctttttttcactgccttttttcttccttcattataattatgttattttgttcCAATCTTCATTATCacggttttctttttcttcgtttGTTTACGGTAAATTTGTTGTTCGGGAACAATTTAGTCTAATAACATAAAAGTACACAAGAATGCATTCTATGTGTCCATAACAATTTTGCTGTATAATTTGCCAAATTAAGTCCATAACAAATTAGAAACGTGGATAGGTACAGCTTTGTCCTTGGTCATTTTATGTGTTAATTAGCTTACATTATTGCATGTGACGCATAAATgacataaaaacaaatttaacataAACCATGTGAAATTcgtttggttgaattttataataattctgTAATAATAAATTATGGTCATGTTCTCTTTAGTGAATAAGATTATACTATATTTGTATTGCTCtaggtttaatttttattttgttagtttaatATAACCCTGACATTTTTTCTAATAAGTACACTTTTACCTATTGCATAATTAATCCTAACAATTTTATGAAATTCTATGCTTAATTCTATCAGTGTCGTTTTGTACCCTTacaaacatttataaataagattttatactgatctttttttgatttttattatttttagcaaTAGTATCTCATAACAGGCATTAATATTCAGACCAGGGAAATTGGTTATGAGCATTATTGTAGCCGGGggatgattatttttttacccAGTGTAACATATCCAACGAAATGCTCATGAGACCCGAAGGCTGAGAAGCCCTAATTTGTAATGATAGAAGAAATTGAAAGAGATAAGACCatgtaaaccctaatttgtaATAGgtatagaaagagaaagagagatatatataagaagatttTTAACGCATGCAGATGAATGAAACCATtca from Camelina sativa cultivar DH55 chromosome 3, Cs, whole genome shotgun sequence includes:
- the LOC104766673 gene encoding putative axial regulator YABBY 2; protein product: MSVDLSSERVCYVHCSFCTTILAVSVPYASLFTLVTVRCGHCTNLLSLNIGVSLHQTSPPPINQDLQPYKQHITSSVTRKDFGSSSRSTNNISTTLSENIDRDAPRMPPIRPPEKRQRVPSAYNRFIKEEIQRIKACNPEISHREAFSTAAKNWAHFPHIHFGLKLDGNKKGKQLDQTVASQKSNGYC